Proteins found in one Cervus canadensis isolate Bull #8, Minnesota chromosome 24, ASM1932006v1, whole genome shotgun sequence genomic segment:
- the KCNE4 gene encoding potassium voltage-gated channel subfamily E member 4 encodes MLMMEPLNSTDAGIAAPSAPLESPVSGSGHGNEYFYVLVVMSFYGVFLIGITLGYMKSKRREKKASLLLLYRDEERLWGEPMKPLATLSGLRSVQAPTMLNVLQESVAPALSCTLCSMEGDSVSSESSSPDVHLTIQEEGADDELGETSETPLNESSEGSSENIHQNS; translated from the coding sequence ATGCTGATGATGGAGCCTCTGAACAGCACCGACGCCGGCATCGCAGCCCCTAGCGCCCCCCTCGAGTCCCCCGTGTCCGGCAGCGGCCACGGCAACGAATACTTCTACGTTCTGGTGGTCATGTCCTTCTACGGCGTTTTCTTGATTGGGATCACGCTGGGCTACATGAAATCCAAGAGGCGGGAGAAGAAAGCCAGCCTCCTGCTGCTGTACAGAGACGAGGAGCGGCTCTGGGGGGAGCCCATGAAGCCGCTGGCCACGCTGTCCGGCCTGAGGTCGGTGCAGGCGCCCACGATGCTGAATGTGCTGCAGGAGAGCGTGGCGCCAGCCCTGTCCTGCACCCTCTGCTCCATGGAGGGTGACAGCGTGAGCTCCGAGTCCTCCTCGCCCGATGTGCACCTCACCATCCAGGAGGAGGGGGCGGACGATGAGCTGGGGGAGACTTCTGAGACCCCCCTCAACGAAAGCAGCGAAGGGTCCTCGGAGAACATCCATCAGAATTCCTAG